The Sorangiineae bacterium MSr11367 genome window below encodes:
- a CDS encoding FHA domain-containing protein, whose amino-acid sequence MWKLIIEDEEGKRTVVPLTRDDYTIGRKEGNNIRLTERNVSRDHAALHRKKNGAAPVSPRTPAQSVPPSNPTFFLEDHQSYNGVYVNGLRVAQTQDLLHGDLIQIGDYRIVLHDDAAVEQVPANATIPDDTKATLPNITTRGSLLLERPNRLVMLAGPTPGLEYPLDRERLTIGRAEDAAISVNHNSVSRLHCEIHSLGEGRYEIVDKGSSNGVRVNGSDLRRGIIEAGDIIELGDVRFKFVGAGQIFLPGATDTHQFESIGERSTNAVSRSGRGLGVVPWVLLGMILASAAVGVWAYKRQRSLLPSASPVPTQVESGEEATLAEADRACNPPENRCEEAHDKILLGIPEGSPLRNDKRFKTIEIRWAEQMFERAVNETDISRKRALYELVEKQSTLDESHRKMATDRLRELDAQTIAMARPSPSVKDSGHSVSLTSAPEHVERPEKSSSRSSGESGSSHSSSKSSGASNLPPAAPAASASNTTASGSVADQVRGMMLKDPDGAKKLLQTRVASGKPTHEELLLLKTICRDQHDQVCVNNAKSLLGEK is encoded by the coding sequence GTGGAAGCTGATTATCGAGGACGAGGAGGGCAAACGGACGGTCGTCCCGCTGACGCGTGACGATTACACGATTGGCCGCAAGGAGGGGAACAACATCCGCCTCACCGAGCGCAACGTGTCCCGTGATCATGCGGCGCTGCATCGGAAGAAGAATGGCGCCGCGCCGGTATCGCCGCGCACGCCGGCGCAGTCGGTTCCGCCGAGCAATCCGACGTTCTTCCTGGAAGACCACCAGAGTTACAACGGGGTCTACGTCAACGGCCTGCGGGTGGCGCAGACGCAAGACCTGCTGCATGGCGATCTGATTCAGATCGGCGACTACCGCATCGTCCTGCACGACGACGCCGCCGTCGAGCAGGTGCCCGCCAATGCCACGATCCCGGACGACACCAAGGCGACGCTGCCGAACATCACCACGCGCGGCTCGCTCTTGCTCGAGCGCCCGAATCGCTTGGTCATGCTCGCCGGTCCCACGCCCGGCCTCGAGTACCCGCTCGATCGCGAACGCCTTACCATCGGCCGCGCGGAAGATGCCGCCATCTCGGTGAACCACAACTCGGTCTCGCGTCTGCACTGCGAGATCCACTCGCTCGGCGAAGGCCGTTACGAGATCGTCGACAAGGGCTCGTCCAACGGCGTGCGCGTGAATGGCTCGGACCTTCGCCGCGGCATCATCGAGGCGGGCGACATCATCGAGCTCGGCGACGTGCGCTTCAAATTCGTCGGCGCGGGCCAGATCTTTTTGCCCGGCGCGACGGACACGCATCAATTCGAGTCCATCGGTGAGCGCTCCACCAATGCGGTGTCGCGTTCCGGCCGAGGCCTCGGCGTCGTGCCATGGGTGCTGCTCGGGATGATCCTCGCCTCCGCCGCCGTCGGCGTCTGGGCCTACAAGCGACAGCGCAGCCTTCTGCCTTCGGCGTCGCCGGTTCCCACGCAGGTCGAGTCGGGTGAAGAGGCGACGTTGGCCGAGGCCGATCGCGCGTGCAATCCGCCGGAGAACCGCTGCGAGGAAGCGCACGACAAGATCCTCCTGGGCATCCCCGAGGGTTCGCCGCTACGCAACGACAAGCGGTTCAAGACGATCGAGATTCGCTGGGCGGAGCAGATGTTCGAGCGCGCCGTCAACGAGACGGACATTTCGCGCAAGCGCGCGCTCTACGAGCTCGTGGAGAAGCAGTCCACGCTCGATGAGTCGCACCGCAAGATGGCCACCGACAGGCTGCGTGAGCTCGATGCTCAGACCATCGCCATGGCGCGACCTTCTCCTTCGGTGAAGGACAGCGGGCACTCGGTGTCGCTCACCAGCGCGCCCGAGCACGTGGAGCGCCCCGAGAAGAGCTCGAGCCGTTCGTCGGGCGAATCGGGAAGCTCGCACTCGAGCTCCAAGTCGAGCGGCGCAAGCAACCTGCCCCCGGCGGCGCCGGCCGCATCGGCCTCGAACACCACCGCGAGCGGAAGCGTCGCCGATCAGGTGCGCGGGATGATGCTCAAGGATCCCGACGGCGCGAAGAAGCTGCTCCAGACCCGCGTGGCCTCGGGCAAGCCCACGCATGAAGAGCTTCTGCTGCTGAAAACGATTTGCCGCGACCAGCACGACCAGGTCTGCGTCAACAACGCGAAATCGTTGCTCGGAGAAAAATAG
- a CDS encoding OmpA family protein, with protein MKAHYRSFVALACASAVTLFGSTAGAQVADGNGDGFDTHLFRPAMDSKGFFSVNGTDILGKNDISVGLVIDYGRTLLRVPDNGAGSPQLIEHSFQGTAMFNYGIANLLAVGLSVPVNLMAGDDRGGPGGAPTVGGWANNKLDSQTLGYLGLHAKLRLTRVDRGPGLALGVSAGVPVTDAPKNGGADPTAWVWPQVFFEQRFGSSQRFKIGLNGGIRVHGPSDTTIELRDGTFKDGNRLTYGAAVAYRILDPVDIVAETYATYLLSGDAADKVKPSNEVVGGLKIFVERNSYLMLGAGPRYTNGFEAANIRGFIGFVFEPSIGDRDGDGIKDDIDQCPDDPEDHDGFKDEDGCPDPDNDEDGIPDKDDRCPNEPEDRDGDQDDDGCPEGNTGDRDGDGIPDNVDKCPDQPEDKDGFQDQDGCPDPDNDLDGIPDKMDQCPNDPEDKDGFEDEDGCPDPDNDKDGIPDKVDKCPNQPETFNGFEDEDGCPDKGQVVIQDNNIVILQKIKFKTGSAQILAESNGILDAVSATIVHHPEFTLMEVAGHADERASDQFNLNLTQQRVNSVMAALVQRGIDKSRLRAKGYGEYCPEDPGHNEEAWEKNRRVDFKIVKTKDGPTGVQLGCPNAIAKGVKPDPIP; from the coding sequence ATGAAAGCTCACTACCGAAGCTTCGTGGCGCTCGCGTGTGCGAGTGCGGTGACCTTGTTCGGCAGTACGGCGGGCGCGCAAGTCGCAGACGGAAACGGTGACGGTTTCGATACGCACCTGTTTCGCCCTGCGATGGACTCGAAAGGGTTCTTCTCCGTCAACGGCACGGACATCCTCGGAAAGAACGACATCAGCGTCGGCCTCGTCATCGATTACGGCCGCACGTTGCTTCGCGTTCCCGACAACGGTGCGGGGAGTCCGCAACTCATCGAGCACTCGTTTCAGGGCACGGCGATGTTCAACTACGGCATCGCCAACCTGCTCGCCGTCGGTCTATCGGTCCCGGTGAACTTGATGGCCGGCGACGATCGCGGCGGGCCGGGTGGTGCGCCCACCGTCGGCGGCTGGGCGAACAACAAGCTGGACTCGCAGACCCTTGGGTACTTGGGCTTGCACGCGAAGCTGCGCCTCACCCGCGTCGATCGCGGCCCGGGCCTCGCGCTCGGCGTTTCCGCCGGCGTGCCCGTGACGGACGCACCGAAGAACGGCGGCGCCGATCCCACGGCGTGGGTGTGGCCCCAGGTCTTCTTCGAGCAACGCTTCGGCTCCTCGCAACGCTTCAAGATCGGTCTGAACGGCGGTATCCGCGTCCACGGTCCGAGCGACACGACGATCGAACTGCGCGACGGCACGTTCAAGGATGGCAATCGCCTCACGTACGGTGCCGCGGTCGCGTACCGCATCTTGGATCCCGTCGACATCGTCGCGGAGACGTACGCCACGTACCTGCTCTCGGGCGATGCCGCCGACAAGGTAAAGCCGTCGAACGAGGTGGTCGGCGGGTTGAAGATCTTCGTCGAGCGCAACTCGTACCTGATGCTCGGCGCCGGTCCCCGCTACACGAACGGCTTCGAGGCGGCGAACATCCGCGGCTTCATCGGCTTCGTCTTCGAGCCGTCGATCGGCGATCGCGATGGCGACGGCATCAAGGACGACATCGATCAGTGCCCCGACGATCCGGAAGATCATGACGGCTTCAAGGACGAAGACGGCTGCCCCGATCCGGACAACGACGAAGACGGCATCCCGGACAAGGACGACCGCTGCCCGAACGAGCCCGAAGATCGCGACGGCGATCAAGATGACGACGGTTGCCCCGAGGGCAACACGGGCGATCGCGACGGCGACGGCATCCCCGACAACGTCGACAAGTGCCCCGATCAGCCCGAGGACAAGGACGGCTTCCAGGATCAGGATGGCTGCCCAGACCCGGACAACGACTTGGACGGCATCCCCGACAAGATGGATCAGTGCCCGAACGATCCCGAGGACAAGGACGGCTTCGAGGACGAAGACGGCTGCCCGGATCCGGACAACGACAAGGATGGCATCCCGGACAAGGTCGACAAGTGCCCGAACCAGCCGGAGACCTTCAACGGCTTCGAGGACGAAGACGGCTGCCCCGACAAGGGACAGGTGGTCATCCAGGACAACAACATCGTGATCTTGCAGAAGATCAAGTTCAAGACGGGGTCGGCGCAGATCCTCGCCGAGTCGAACGGCATCCTCGACGCGGTGTCCGCGACCATCGTGCACCACCCCGAGTTCACCTTGATGGAGGTCGCCGGCCACGCCGACGAACGCGCGAGCGATCAGTTCAACTTGAACCTCACGCAGCAGCGCGTGAACTCGGTCATGGCGGCCCTCGTGCAGCGCGGGATCGACAAATCACGCCTGCGCGCCAAAGGCTACGGCGAGTACTGCCCCGAGGATCCCGGTCACAACGAGGAGGCGTGGGAGAAGAACCGCCGCGTCGACTTCAAGATCGTGAAGACGAAGGACGGGCCCACCGGCGTTCAGCTGGGTTGCCCGAACGCCATCGCCAAAGGTGTGAAGCCCGACCCGATTCCGTAA
- a CDS encoding zinc-ribbon domain-containing protein → MKISCQSCQAKYTIADEKVLGKIVKIRCKKCGATIVINGNEPEATASSGGGASSGAVSDPGYSADLDQWTVNVADGDQRTMTVQEIVDEYKTGTIHDETFCWKDGMNDWLPLREIDSLYAACSTGSSPAVAEYSPLSLRNSGPDADPLPAAAAAATGGGTASSPLGLGGGFGGGDSLFGGGSSPRANGNGSSGGLFDSNPLAAASSSASPLGSAGASAAARRTGGRGNQADLFGSVSQAGGEEDVMTSAAPVSGDGSKLTGQRNENSVLFSLGALTQTSGPADKATGRGSAPSAPSSSSSSSVSDGSGLIDIRALASSTSSTEGDSGSKNPRHVDDIMNLGGGGAFSAALAAPVLAPPPQDFGDLSSPVSMGGGQNKTLLIAIIVGTLLVCTAVIVAVIVTRPSVKEEQKAVEPTATVSASAAPTPVPTPTVAATDPATTAAASGAKEITPGLGAKGTGGGSRSKGAAGGGTASAGGGGGEEGATPAPAAAPPKKEGPADLAGAMQKAVGGHAEESAPSQAAASTAPFNRAEAAASLGNVNISSCKKSDGPTGSGHVKVTFQPSGTVSVVDVDQPPFTGTAVGGCIASKFRSAHVPAFGGAPVTVGKTFSLN, encoded by the coding sequence GTGAAGATTTCGTGCCAGTCGTGTCAGGCCAAGTACACCATCGCGGACGAAAAGGTCCTCGGGAAGATCGTCAAGATCCGCTGCAAAAAATGCGGCGCGACCATCGTCATCAACGGCAACGAGCCGGAGGCCACCGCTTCGAGCGGGGGAGGAGCCTCTAGTGGAGCCGTCAGCGATCCGGGGTACTCGGCCGACCTAGATCAGTGGACTGTAAACGTCGCCGATGGCGATCAACGCACGATGACCGTGCAGGAGATCGTCGATGAGTACAAAACCGGCACGATCCACGACGAGACGTTCTGCTGGAAAGACGGCATGAACGACTGGCTCCCGCTGCGCGAGATCGACTCGCTCTACGCAGCGTGCAGCACAGGCTCGTCGCCTGCCGTGGCAGAGTATTCGCCGCTCAGCCTTCGCAACAGCGGCCCCGACGCCGATCCGCTCCCCGCCGCAGCCGCGGCGGCAACGGGAGGGGGGACGGCTTCGTCCCCGCTCGGGTTGGGCGGTGGCTTCGGCGGAGGCGATTCGCTTTTCGGCGGCGGCAGCAGCCCTCGCGCGAACGGCAACGGCTCCAGCGGAGGTCTGTTCGATTCGAATCCGCTGGCGGCGGCAAGTAGTAGCGCATCCCCGCTCGGGTCCGCGGGTGCCAGTGCCGCAGCAAGGCGCACCGGTGGCCGCGGGAATCAGGCGGACTTGTTCGGCAGCGTGTCGCAGGCCGGCGGCGAAGAGGACGTGATGACCAGCGCCGCGCCGGTCTCGGGCGATGGCAGCAAGCTCACGGGCCAGCGCAACGAGAACAGCGTGCTCTTCTCGTTGGGCGCACTCACGCAGACGTCGGGTCCGGCGGACAAGGCTACCGGCAGGGGTTCGGCGCCGTCGGCACCGTCCTCCTCGTCGTCGTCCTCGGTTTCCGACGGCTCGGGCCTCATCGACATTCGTGCGCTCGCGTCGTCGACCAGCTCCACGGAGGGCGACAGTGGGTCGAAGAACCCACGCCACGTGGACGACATCATGAACCTCGGCGGTGGTGGTGCCTTCAGCGCCGCGCTCGCGGCGCCCGTGCTGGCGCCGCCTCCGCAAGACTTCGGCGATCTGTCGTCGCCGGTTTCGATGGGCGGCGGGCAGAACAAGACGCTGCTCATTGCTATCATCGTGGGCACGCTGCTGGTTTGCACCGCAGTCATCGTGGCGGTGATCGTGACCCGTCCGTCGGTGAAGGAAGAGCAAAAGGCCGTCGAGCCCACCGCCACGGTGAGTGCGTCGGCTGCACCGACGCCGGTGCCGACGCCCACGGTGGCCGCGACCGATCCGGCAACGACCGCTGCGGCTTCGGGCGCCAAGGAGATCACCCCGGGCCTCGGAGCCAAGGGCACCGGCGGAGGCTCGCGCAGCAAAGGCGCTGCGGGCGGCGGCACGGCCAGCGCGGGCGGCGGCGGTGGCGAGGAAGGGGCGACGCCGGCTCCGGCTGCTGCCCCCCCGAAGAAGGAAGGGCCGGCAGATCTGGCGGGCGCCATGCAGAAGGCGGTCGGTGGTCACGCCGAGGAGTCTGCCCCCTCGCAAGCGGCGGCGAGCACCGCGCCGTTCAACCGCGCCGAGGCAGCAGCATCGCTTGGCAACGTGAACATCTCGAGCTGCAAGAAGTCCGATGGTCCGACGGGTAGCGGCCACGTCAAGGTGACGTTCCAACCGAGCGGCACCGTGAGCGTCGTCGACGTCGATCAACCGCCCTTCACCGGCACCGCCGTGGGTGGCTGCATCGCCTCGAAGTTCCGCAGCGCCCATGTCCCGGCATTCGGCGGCGCCCCCGTCACCGTGGGCAAGACCTTCTCGCTGAACTGA
- a CDS encoding OmpA family protein, translating to MTQQFSSGGVGPVRRAIARRLGVTLGATALFASAMLSSTRAEAQQATFHLDRLEVPGAPEDGAVLFRPVTQPKPIFFGQLALGYSLRPLHTSNVTNDRNTLSRSETAVIDNQFTTYATLGFQFLNRFTIAATLPVTLIQDGQNPVYSSGATGDATRVTTGGPSAGDTRIDLRAVVVRTGNEKGALGASFSLFAPSGNNSRFGGDGSTSAMVGIQAEYDFNLFVLTANTGVHFRPRNSINRPDLDQGLGIGNEWRWAIGGFVPIKGGKFRIGASVFGQTGISDANVIGDTVFKKRNTPIEWNVEGRMKFGPKDRWWVGLGGGTLIANGYGAPDLRVMGLIGAYLPISDSDANSPDRKAALHEQWRREAAGDADKDGIPDDIDACPNEPEDHQGADPNDGCPLPPDRDGDGIPDQYDRCPDQPEDKDGIEDGDGCPEDDADKDGVPDVTDACPDVPGKPSPDPKTNGCPQFIKKEGSVVRVLQQVHFQTGSAKILPDSFPMLQEITDLLKSSPGIKKMSIEGHTDNKGGADLNKKLSQSRADSVMKWLTDHGIETSRLEAHGYGLERPIEDNATDKGRAANRRVEFKILEEEDPNKIKK from the coding sequence ATGACCCAACAATTTTCCTCCGGTGGCGTCGGACCAGTCCGCCGCGCCATCGCCCGCCGACTGGGCGTGACCCTGGGCGCGACCGCGCTTTTCGCGTCTGCGATGCTGAGCAGCACGCGAGCGGAAGCTCAACAAGCAACCTTCCACCTGGATCGTCTGGAGGTGCCGGGTGCACCGGAGGACGGCGCCGTGCTCTTTCGGCCGGTCACCCAGCCAAAGCCGATTTTCTTCGGCCAATTGGCCCTGGGGTACTCGCTCCGGCCGTTGCACACGAGCAACGTCACGAATGACCGCAACACGCTGAGTCGCTCCGAGACAGCGGTCATCGACAACCAGTTCACGACGTACGCGACGCTGGGCTTCCAGTTTCTCAATCGGTTCACCATCGCAGCGACCTTGCCGGTCACGCTCATTCAAGATGGGCAGAACCCTGTGTACTCGTCGGGGGCCACGGGCGATGCGACCCGCGTCACCACCGGCGGTCCGTCGGCAGGGGATACGCGGATCGACTTGCGCGCCGTGGTCGTGCGGACCGGAAATGAGAAGGGCGCCCTCGGTGCGAGCTTCAGCCTTTTCGCGCCGAGCGGAAACAATTCGCGCTTCGGCGGCGATGGAAGCACATCAGCCATGGTGGGAATCCAGGCCGAGTACGACTTCAACCTGTTCGTGCTGACCGCGAACACGGGCGTGCACTTCCGCCCGCGCAACTCGATCAACCGGCCCGACCTGGACCAGGGTCTCGGCATCGGCAACGAGTGGCGTTGGGCCATCGGCGGGTTCGTGCCCATCAAGGGCGGGAAATTCCGGATCGGCGCCAGCGTCTTCGGCCAGACGGGCATCAGCGATGCGAACGTCATCGGCGACACCGTCTTCAAGAAGCGCAACACCCCCATCGAGTGGAACGTCGAGGGCCGCATGAAGTTCGGCCCCAAGGATCGCTGGTGGGTCGGCCTGGGCGGCGGCACCTTGATCGCCAACGGCTACGGCGCGCCGGACTTGCGCGTCATGGGCTTGATTGGTGCGTACCTGCCCATCTCCGATTCGGATGCGAATTCGCCGGATCGCAAGGCCGCGTTGCACGAGCAGTGGCGCCGTGAGGCCGCAGGTGATGCGGACAAGGACGGCATCCCGGACGACATCGATGCGTGCCCGAACGAGCCCGAAGATCACCAGGGCGCGGATCCGAACGACGGTTGCCCGCTTCCGCCCGATCGCGACGGCGACGGCATTCCGGACCAGTACGACCGCTGCCCCGATCAGCCCGAGGACAAGGACGGCATCGAGGACGGCGACGGTTGCCCCGAGGACGACGCCGACAAGGATGGCGTGCCCGACGTGACCGATGCTTGCCCCGACGTTCCCGGCAAGCCCTCGCCCGATCCGAAGACGAACGGCTGCCCGCAGTTCATCAAGAAGGAAGGCTCGGTGGTGCGCGTGCTGCAGCAGGTGCACTTCCAGACGGGGTCGGCGAAGATCCTGCCGGACAGCTTCCCGATGCTGCAGGAAATCACGGATCTTCTGAAGTCGAGCCCCGGCATCAAGAAGATGTCGATCGAAGGCCACACCGACAACAAGGGTGGGGCTGACCTGAACAAGAAGCTGTCGCAGAGCCGCGCCGACTCGGTCATGAAATGGCTGACCGATCACGGCATCGAGACCTCGCGTCTCGAGGCGCACGGCTACGGCCTCGAACGTCCCATCGAGGACAACGCCACCGACAAGGGTCGCGCTGCAAACCGCCGCGTCGAGTTCAAGATTCTCGAGGAAGAGGATCCGAACAAGATCAAGAAGTAG
- the rpmH gene encoding 50S ribosomal protein L34 codes for MKRTYQPHNLRRIRTHGFRARMATRGGQQVLANRRRKGRKRLAVSIYKK; via the coding sequence ATGAAACGCACTTACCAGCCTCACAACCTCCGCCGCATTCGGACGCACGGGTTTCGCGCCCGCATGGCAACGCGTGGAGGGCAGCAAGTGCTCGCGAACCGTCGTCGTAAGGGTCGCAAGCGTCTCGCTGTCAGCATCTACAAGAAGTAG
- the rnpA gene encoding ribonuclease P protein component: MQSTSSGSERVSSRHFYFLLAPSPDGRDSSRPPIDVPSRALARLGLIVTRKLGGAVVRNRIKRICRECFRRLAQDERWVAAGTDVVVIARAGAEKLSMTDALAEWEKLRPVIRKRSLQALAKASNKGHLSPPGQRS, from the coding sequence ATTCAATCGACGTCCTCCGGGAGCGAACGCGTCTCGAGCCGGCATTTCTACTTTCTCCTAGCCCCATCACCGGACGGGCGCGATTCGTCGCGTCCGCCGATCGATGTTCCATCGCGTGCACTTGCGCGTTTGGGCCTCATCGTCACCCGTAAATTGGGCGGCGCCGTGGTCCGAAACCGCATCAAGCGCATCTGTCGAGAGTGCTTCCGGCGTCTTGCCCAGGATGAACGCTGGGTTGCGGCCGGAACGGACGTCGTGGTGATCGCCCGTGCAGGGGCTGAAAAACTTTCCATGACCGACGCGCTCGCCGAATGGGAGAAATTGCGACCGGTGATCCGCAAGCGCTCGTTACAAGCGCTGGCCAAAGCATCGAACAAGGGTCATCTTTCGCCACCAGGTCAGCGTAGCTAA
- the yidD gene encoding membrane protein insertion efficiency factor YidD, whose amino-acid sequence MVLHVVIALIRLYQRLISPLLGNVCRFEPSCSRYAVACLEGHGVWKGGLLSLRRLCKCHPFHPGGVDLPPRSASSAVPPIENVMKTTGIG is encoded by the coding sequence ATGGTTTTGCACGTCGTCATCGCGCTGATCCGGCTTTACCAGCGCCTCATTTCCCCCCTCCTCGGCAACGTCTGCCGCTTCGAACCGTCGTGTTCGCGATACGCGGTGGCCTGCCTCGAAGGCCATGGGGTATGGAAAGGCGGCTTGCTTTCGCTAAGGCGGCTGTGTAAGTGCCACCCGTTTCACCCGGGAGGCGTCGACCTTCCGCCTCGCTCGGCTAGTTCGGCTGTTCCGCCGATCGAAAACGTCATGAAAACCACGGGGATCGGCTGA
- the yidC gene encoding membrane protein insertase YidC, whose protein sequence is MDKNTVLRWAIIAIGAILIWQWGIPALTGKSQHAIQPGLAENYVNAPDFVGDVIDPPPIPSDPNQAPVPNVPPQGDLCTIKGNRFQATLSSRGAGITHYKLTDPQYIGSDAEDLSTTPDIERWRSLRTMFRGPEGANDQVKYDRFNWKLEPSTSESKDCKFTYADETVKIVKTVTAGARPFELEVETTVTNLADTKKSHRFAIQAFAFRRNKEVKGSLGRVSPFMTDLECANANKVERKNRDDFKEGPFREGVDRYAAISNTYFAQALVPAAPATCEILAEDWYSVGQNRDDDTAAAVYHANLNYNAKELAPGESTTYRVTAFGGPKERDVLAHAAGGNKGLSDLINLGFFSIVAKVLVDVLLFFRNKVTGNWGLAIIVMTLCLRLLLFPLTWKSIKSSLAMRRLKPEVDALNEKFASDPQAKNMAMMELWKKNGVNPFGGCLPQLVQMPIWFAMYTTLQTAVEMYHTKFLWFTDLSAPDKFFILPIVLGAFMIVQQKIVPQQGMDPMQQKMMTYLLPGVFTVMMLFLPAALGVYMLTNSVLGIGQQLLIEQIAPKSTPKGKNDIEVREASKESGSNLRKGKARV, encoded by the coding sequence ATGGACAAGAACACGGTTTTGCGCTGGGCGATCATCGCGATCGGGGCCATTTTAATCTGGCAGTGGGGCATTCCCGCCCTCACCGGCAAGTCCCAGCACGCCATCCAGCCGGGTCTCGCCGAAAACTACGTCAACGCGCCCGACTTCGTCGGTGACGTGATCGACCCTCCACCGATACCGAGCGATCCGAATCAGGCGCCGGTGCCGAACGTGCCGCCCCAGGGTGACCTTTGCACCATCAAGGGAAACCGCTTCCAGGCGACGTTGTCCTCGCGCGGTGCGGGCATCACGCACTACAAGCTCACCGATCCGCAGTACATCGGCAGCGACGCCGAGGACCTCTCGACGACGCCGGACATCGAGCGGTGGCGTTCGCTCCGCACCATGTTCCGCGGCCCCGAAGGCGCGAACGATCAGGTCAAGTACGACCGCTTCAATTGGAAGCTCGAACCTTCGACCTCGGAGAGCAAGGACTGCAAGTTCACCTACGCCGACGAGACGGTGAAGATCGTCAAGACGGTGACCGCTGGCGCGCGCCCGTTCGAGCTCGAGGTGGAGACCACCGTCACCAACCTGGCCGACACGAAGAAGTCGCACCGCTTCGCGATTCAGGCCTTCGCCTTCCGCCGCAACAAAGAGGTGAAGGGCAGCCTGGGCCGCGTCTCCCCGTTCATGACGGATCTGGAGTGCGCGAACGCCAACAAAGTCGAGCGCAAGAACCGCGACGACTTCAAAGAGGGCCCCTTCCGCGAGGGCGTGGATCGCTACGCCGCGATCTCGAACACGTACTTCGCGCAGGCCCTGGTTCCGGCGGCGCCGGCCACCTGTGAGATCCTCGCAGAGGACTGGTACTCGGTCGGTCAAAACCGCGACGACGACACCGCGGCCGCCGTTTACCACGCGAACTTGAACTACAACGCCAAGGAGCTCGCTCCGGGCGAGAGCACCACCTACCGCGTCACCGCGTTCGGCGGCCCCAAGGAGCGCGACGTCCTCGCCCACGCGGCAGGCGGCAACAAGGGGCTGAGTGACCTGATCAACCTCGGGTTCTTCTCCATCGTGGCGAAGGTACTGGTCGACGTTCTGCTCTTCTTCCGCAACAAGGTCACCGGTAACTGGGGCCTCGCCATCATCGTGATGACGCTCTGCCTCCGTCTCCTGCTCTTCCCGCTCACGTGGAAGTCCATCAAATCGAGCCTGGCGATGCGCCGCTTGAAGCCCGAGGTCGACGCGCTGAACGAGAAGTTCGCCAGCGATCCCCAGGCCAAGAACATGGCCATGATGGAGCTCTGGAAGAAGAACGGCGTGAATCCGTTCGGCGGATGCCTACCGCAGCTCGTTCAGATGCCCATCTGGTTTGCGATGTACACCACCTTGCAAACCGCGGTGGAGATGTACCACACGAAATTTCTGTGGTTTACGGACCTGTCGGCGCCCGATAAGTTCTTCATATTGCCCATCGTGCTAGGTGCTTTCATGATCGTGCAGCAAAAGATCGTGCCCCAGCAGGGAATGGACCCGATGCAGCAGAAGATGATGACCTACCTGCTCCCGGGTGTTTTCACCGTCATGATGTTGTTCTTGCCTGCCGCGCTTGGCGTCTACATGCTGACGAACAGCGTGCTCGGTATCGGCCAGCAGCTCCTCATCGAGCAAATTGCCCCGAAGTCGACGCCGAAGGGAAAGAACGATATCGAGGTTCGAGAAGCTTCCAAGGAGTCTGGAAGCAACCTGCGAAAGGGAAAAGCCCGTGTCTGA
- a CDS encoding KH domain-containing protein: MSDVSNVSPGAANVNGLENGVDDPQASRALTFVRTLMEKMLMNAEVNLAPDDGEGSADEIRLEIEGPDAGRVIGKRGAVLEAIQYLTTRVVHRPGEPRKHVAVDAEGYRARHEDQLAQMARRLGERVAAEGKIITFDPMSARDRRIVHMALKDVGGVRTESNGEGPDRRVQIIPASLPSTNIAAAVPRARPSRPRSGS; the protein is encoded by the coding sequence GTGTCTGATGTTTCGAACGTTTCCCCTGGTGCGGCCAACGTGAATGGCCTCGAAAACGGCGTGGATGATCCGCAGGCGTCCCGCGCGCTGACTTTCGTGCGCACCTTGATGGAGAAGATGCTCATGAACGCCGAGGTGAACCTGGCGCCGGATGACGGCGAGGGCTCGGCGGACGAGATCCGGCTCGAGATCGAAGGCCCGGACGCCGGACGCGTCATCGGCAAGCGCGGCGCTGTGCTCGAGGCGATTCAATACCTGACGACCCGCGTCGTTCACCGTCCGGGCGAGCCGCGCAAGCACGTCGCGGTCGACGCGGAGGGCTACCGCGCACGCCACGAGGATCAGCTCGCGCAGATGGCGCGGCGGCTCGGCGAGCGGGTGGCCGCCGAAGGAAAGATCATCACCTTCGACCCGATGAGCGCGCGCGATCGGCGCATCGTGCACATGGCGCTGAAGGACGTGGGCGGTGTGCGCACGGAGAGCAACGGCGAAGGGCCGGACCGTCGCGTGCAGATCATCCCGGCGTCGCTGCCGTCGACGAACATCGCCGCCGCCGTGCCGCGGGCGCGTCCGTCCCGTCCGCGCTCAGGGAGTTGA